A section of the Thermocrinis sp. genome encodes:
- the cmr6 gene encoding type III-B CRISPR module RAMP protein Cmr6: MKVKEIKQLLSQTDNPALLFNKLLLFKYVEQIPKDQEIRKKYIKRFLESLRGKGVLEQPKPEGINRRSFRLRTAYRLVIGAGYPSFVENGFLFHHIYGIPYIPGETLKGLARFVFMLSIAESLKEKVKLSELEEELSEEKNIDAVPQKIKILFDDYEIENPVETFLKISGSKKRRGQIIFFDAYPVSFNPSNDFEIDIMNPHYGEYYQQNKAPADWLNPTPIHFLALKEGIEFEFSLGIAPLEPLREEKESILLETAKRLLEIGLKNFGVGSKKLKGYGWFK; this comes from the coding sequence ATGAAGGTAAAGGAAATTAAACAGCTATTAAGTCAGACCGACAATCCCGCACTGCTTTTCAACAAACTTTTACTTTTCAAATATGTAGAACAGATCCCTAAGGATCAAGAGATAAGAAAGAAATACATAAAGCGTTTTTTGGAGAGTCTCAGAGGAAAAGGAGTATTAGAGCAGCCAAAGCCGGAGGGTATAAACCGAAGAAGTTTTAGGTTGAGAACTGCCTACAGGTTGGTCATTGGGGCTGGCTATCCATCTTTTGTTGAAAACGGTTTTTTGTTTCACCACATATACGGCATTCCCTACATTCCCGGGGAGACACTAAAGGGTCTTGCAAGGTTTGTATTTATGCTTTCAATAGCGGAATCTCTAAAAGAAAAAGTTAAACTCTCCGAGCTGGAGGAGGAGCTGTCCGAAGAGAAAAATATAGATGCGGTGCCACAAAAAATTAAAATACTCTTTGACGATTACGAAATAGAAAACCCTGTGGAAACATTCTTAAAAATCTCTGGCTCCAAAAAGAGAAGGGGACAGATAATATTTTTTGACGCATACCCTGTTAGCTTTAACCCTTCAAATGACTTTGAGATAGATATTATGAACCCGCACTATGGAGAGTATTACCAACAAAACAAAGCACCCGCAGATTGGTTGAACCCTACTCCCATACACTTTTTAGCTCTAAAGGAAGGCATAGAGTTTGAATTTAGCTTGGGAATTGCACCCCTTGAACCCCTAAGGGAAGAGAAGGAAAGCATACTTTTGGAAACCGCAAAGAGACTGCTTGAGATAGGCCTTAAAAACTTTGGAGTTGGAAGTAAAAAGCTTAAGGGCTATGGGTGGTTTAAGTGA